From the genome of Leptodactylus fuscus isolate aLepFus1 chromosome 1, aLepFus1.hap2, whole genome shotgun sequence, one region includes:
- the MRPL34 gene encoding large ribosomal subunit protein bL34m: protein MAMWGALGRFITLRAPIPAFCAQHRTFVSLFRGFNQTEVTSSGSGILSRTLPSNLSSLPVRTKKRGMEYQPKFLKRRRTHGWEKRLSTRGGIEVILRRMLKGRKSLTVHQS, encoded by the exons ATGGCGATGTGGGGCGCGCTTGGCAG GTTTATTACACTGAGGGCTCCAATACCTGCCTTCTGTGCACAACATAGAACCTTTGTAAGTTTGTTCCGGGGCTTCAATCAGACAGAAGTCACTTCCTCAGGCAGTGGGATACTTTCCCGAACTTTACCTTCAAACTTGAGTTCACTGCCAGTCCGGACCAAGAAGAGGGGTATGGAATACCAACCTAAATTCTTGAAGCGTCGAAGGACTCATGGATGGGAAAAGCGCTTAAGTACAAGAGGTGGCATCGAGGTGATCCTTCGCAGGATGTTAAAAGGAAGGAAATCATTGACTGTCCACCAGTCATAG